The following proteins are co-located in the Trichormus variabilis 0441 genome:
- a CDS encoding ABC transporter substrate-binding protein, translated as MIKFTRRTFLTAATASALTAACNRSPRPQAASKTATRVVALEWVYAENLLALGIQPVGVADIQGYKKYVNVQPSLDESVVDVGTRQEPSLEAIAQLKPDLILGVDLRHQTIYDTLSAIAPTLIFNPYPSAENSNQLDEMQQTFRKIAESVNRRDVGEKVLQQMQTQFQTVATRIKNTQKPDFVLGQFSDNAPQIRLFTDNSMAAQILTAIGLKNAWKGEFDRFGFNTVWVEALPKVETANFIYISAPNSPYKQQLETNPVWQKLQFVQQKRLYAIAPDTWLFGGPLSAQILVDKIIKTLT; from the coding sequence ATGATCAAATTCACTAGACGCACCTTTTTAACTGCGGCGACTGCTTCCGCTTTGACGGCGGCTTGTAATCGTTCTCCTCGTCCCCAAGCTGCAAGTAAAACTGCAACCAGAGTAGTCGCCCTAGAATGGGTGTATGCAGAAAACCTTTTAGCTTTGGGAATCCAGCCTGTAGGAGTTGCAGATATCCAGGGTTATAAAAAATATGTAAATGTGCAACCATCCCTAGATGAGAGTGTAGTTGATGTAGGGACACGCCAAGAACCGAGTTTAGAAGCGATCGCCCAATTAAAACCTGATTTAATTTTAGGTGTAGATTTAAGACACCAGACTATTTACGATACCTTATCTGCGATCGCCCCCACCCTCATATTTAACCCCTATCCCTCGGCGGAAAACTCAAATCAACTCGATGAGATGCAGCAAACATTCCGCAAAATTGCCGAAAGCGTCAACCGTCGGGATGTAGGGGAGAAAGTGCTTCAGCAAATGCAAACCCAATTTCAAACAGTAGCCACCCGCATCAAAAATACTCAAAAACCTGATTTCGTCCTCGGACAATTCAGCGACAACGCCCCCCAAATCCGCCTGTTTACCGATAACTCAATGGCTGCACAAATCCTCACAGCAATCGGTTTAAAAAACGCCTGGAAAGGAGAATTCGACCGTTTTGGCTTTAATACAGTGTGGGTAGAAGCACTCCCAAAAGTCGAAACCGCCAACTTCATCTATATTTCCGCCCCCAATAGCCCCTACAAACAACAACTAGAAACTAACCCCGTCTGGCAAAAACTACAATTCGTCCAGCAAAAAAGATTGTATGCGATCGCCCCAGATACCTGGCTATTCGGCGGCCCCCTATCAGCCCAAATCCTAGTAGATAAAATCATTAAAACCCTCACATAA
- a CDS encoding sucrase ferredoxin: MTNYDPELMKCRFCSEVSKQNGEDTLGTLYPFDSWLMFEIEQPWNVNMLAKPQPIPQAAIDLIQEIHQQQKIKFWQLAIAPDHEYSTSDNIRIFHYSRPAQLFAKYDKREYILPRELIGELIFTLYKQPQLLTNFDKYLQDTSHIREIMVCTHGNVDVACARFGYPIYQELRQNYACSHLRIWRCSHFGGHQFAPTLIDMPYGRSWGHLTWEILPNIIYQKGDISQLRPFYRGFFGLPPFAQILEGEIWLQEEWNWYEYLKFGRILELTEDKTEALVEVDFVSPNQEIKGKYQGIIKQTHQVITQHQSKDKNLFPIPQYQVFNLRCLPLKE, encoded by the coding sequence ATGACAAATTATGATCCAGAACTAATGAAATGCCGTTTTTGCTCTGAGGTTTCTAAGCAAAACGGAGAAGATACTTTAGGTACTCTTTACCCTTTTGATTCCTGGCTGATGTTTGAAATAGAACAGCCTTGGAATGTGAATATGTTGGCAAAACCTCAACCCATACCACAAGCAGCAATAGATTTAATACAGGAAATTCATCAACAACAGAAAATTAAATTTTGGCAATTAGCGATCGCACCAGATCACGAGTATTCCACATCAGATAATATAAGAATCTTTCATTATTCCCGACCTGCTCAATTATTTGCTAAATATGATAAGCGAGAATATATTCTCCCCAGGGAATTGATTGGAGAACTGATATTTACTCTTTATAAACAACCTCAGTTATTGACAAATTTTGATAAATACCTCCAGGATACTTCCCATATTCGAGAAATCATGGTTTGTACTCATGGTAATGTAGATGTAGCTTGCGCTCGTTTTGGCTATCCTATTTATCAAGAACTACGTCAAAATTATGCCTGTTCTCATCTGCGCATCTGGAGATGTAGTCACTTTGGAGGACATCAATTTGCTCCTACTTTAATTGATATGCCCTATGGACGTAGCTGGGGTCATCTTACTTGGGAAATTTTACCTAATATTATCTATCAAAAAGGCGATATTAGTCAACTTCGCCCCTTTTATCGTGGTTTTTTTGGATTACCTCCTTTTGCTCAAATTTTAGAAGGAGAAATTTGGTTACAAGAAGAATGGAATTGGTATGAATACTTAAAATTTGGTCGGATTTTAGAGTTAACAGAAGATAAAACCGAGGCTTTGGTAGAAGTTGATTTTGTTAGTCCTAATCAAGAAATTAAAGGTAAATACCAAGGGATAATCAAACAAACCCATCAAGTTATAACTCAACACCAAAGCAAGGATAAAAACTTATTTCCTATTCCCCAATATCAGGTTTTCAATTTAAGATGCTTACCTTTAAAGGAATAA
- a CDS encoding alpha/beta hydrolase — MQVKEPKTTIHPEILELVKTIKKRMDELGHPPISELKPEASRFFYQEAIKLYHLTNEEGVTIEDRWIKRLEDISIPIRVYTPRDEVDNINSIQEKSTLYPILVYFQGGGWIFGNLDSADAPCSFLCKHINCIVVSVQYRQAPEYKCPIPVIDALEAIKWVHKNSQSLGGDAQKIAVGGESAGANLAAVAAIKLRDEGNISLEAQLLITPVTQYGFNTQSYQAGYTKGLSLETMKWFWNHYLENDLQGEEYYASPLKVQDARNLPPCLIVTAEHDPLRDDGLLYAQYLQSFQVKVKILHYESFIHSFIRMIRVIEDTRQALYEIAINFREMLYFY; from the coding sequence ATGCAAGTAAAAGAGCCAAAAACTACTATTCATCCTGAAATTCTAGAACTTGTCAAGACAATAAAAAAAAGGATGGATGAGTTAGGACATCCTCCCATATCTGAATTAAAACCTGAAGCATCCAGATTTTTTTACCAGGAAGCTATTAAGTTATATCATCTGACTAATGAAGAAGGCGTAACAATAGAAGATCGATGGATTAAAAGGTTAGAAGATATATCTATACCTATTAGGGTTTATACACCTAGAGATGAAGTAGACAATATAAACAGTATCCAAGAAAAGTCAACACTGTACCCAATTCTAGTTTATTTTCAAGGAGGCGGTTGGATATTTGGCAATTTAGATAGTGCGGATGCTCCTTGTTCTTTCTTATGTAAACATATAAATTGCATTGTCGTATCTGTTCAATATCGTCAAGCTCCTGAATATAAATGCCCTATCCCTGTTATTGATGCACTAGAGGCTATTAAATGGGTACATAAAAATTCTCAAAGTTTAGGAGGAGATGCACAAAAAATCGCTGTAGGGGGAGAAAGTGCTGGAGCTAATTTAGCAGCAGTAGCAGCTATTAAATTAAGAGATGAAGGAAATATTTCACTAGAAGCACAACTTTTGATTACTCCGGTTACTCAATATGGTTTTAATACCCAATCTTATCAAGCAGGTTATACCAAAGGTCTTTCTTTGGAAACAATGAAATGGTTTTGGAATCATTACTTGGAAAATGATCTTCAGGGGGAAGAATACTATGCGTCACCATTGAAAGTTCAAGATGCTAGAAATTTACCGCCATGTTTAATTGTTACCGCAGAACATGATCCATTACGAGATGACGGACTATTATATGCTCAATATTTACAATCGTTTCAAGTCAAAGTTAAAATCCTTCACTATGAATCCTTTATTCATAGTTTTATTCGGATGATTCGCGTGATTGAAGATACAAGGCAAGCCTTATATGAGATAGCTATTAATTTCCGAGAAATGCTATATTTTTATTAA
- a CDS encoding ABC transporter ATP-binding protein has product MVAIDTHNLKIAYDHRIIVSDLSITLPEGEITALLGPNGSGKSTVLRTLARLLTPIRGAVYIDGCNIAKIPTKQLARKLAMLPQFSEIPSAITVKELIGYGRYPHQNLLGGFSQKDIAAMEWALAVTGLEALADRIVDTLSGGERQRAWIAMALAQQTQVLLLDEPTTYLDIRHQIEVLALVRRLNQEHGITVGWVLHDLNQAAAYSDRLIMLKQGNIVTAGTPQEVMTASNIQQVFGVEMTVIPHPINGYPTCLPCHLGIPEGELAR; this is encoded by the coding sequence TTGGTAGCCATTGATACTCATAATCTGAAAATTGCTTATGACCACCGAATTATCGTTTCTGACCTCTCCATCACCCTCCCGGAAGGCGAAATCACGGCTTTACTGGGACCAAACGGTTCGGGTAAAAGTACGGTATTGCGTACCCTAGCGAGATTATTAACACCAATCCGGGGTGCAGTTTATATTGACGGTTGTAATATTGCCAAAATCCCGACTAAACAATTGGCACGAAAGTTAGCAATGCTACCTCAATTCTCGGAAATTCCATCAGCAATTACAGTCAAGGAATTGATTGGTTATGGACGCTACCCCCATCAGAATCTATTGGGGGGTTTTTCCCAAAAAGATATCGCCGCGATGGAATGGGCGTTAGCTGTGACTGGCTTAGAAGCCTTAGCAGATAGGATAGTAGATACCCTTTCGGGAGGTGAACGCCAGAGGGCTTGGATTGCAATGGCGTTAGCCCAGCAAACCCAGGTGTTATTACTCGATGAACCCACAACATATCTAGATATCCGCCATCAAATAGAAGTTTTAGCCTTAGTGCGACGACTCAACCAAGAACATGGAATTACTGTTGGTTGGGTGTTACATGATTTGAATCAAGCCGCAGCGTATAGCGATCGCCTAATTATGCTCAAACAAGGAAATATAGTCACCGCAGGTACTCCCCAAGAAGTGATGACAGCCAGCAACATTCAGCAAGTGTTTGGTGTAGAAATGACCGTGATTCCCCATCCCATCAATGGCTATCCGACTTGTTTACCTTGTCATTTAGGTATCCCAGAAGGAGAGTTAGCAAGATGA
- a CDS encoding GNAT family N-acetyltransferase: protein MQNLTQILQPQRWQTISQKLLAKMLSEFMYEEIIKPETIEQTPESTLYHLTLPGGIAYKFQAKKRLFDSYRVIPTSIQRRETSEFSPAFNPLQFVLDIHTAVGMTAETTAHLIKELSNTLLADAHIQTKKETQNIDLLTLDYPSLEGEMEGHPWITFNKGRIGFGYDDYLAHAPESKQPVSLFWIAVSSEHAQFNAISGLDYVTLIQEELGAENLAEFTAILEQRHLNPADYYFLPVHDWQWKNIITLLFVEEIATGAMIPLGYSQDKYLPQQSIRTFANISHPQKRYVKLPLSILNTLVYRGLPGDRTQVAPLVTEYVKSICDNDPFLKDECRLILPGEIASINYDHPYYSQLAGAPYQYKEMLGCLWRESVLVYTKADERPITLASLLHIDGSGKPFISQLVERSGLSLDEWLSCLFNTILPPLLHYLYRYGVVFSPHGENTILVLKDFVPHRLAMKDFVDDVNISRHSLPELETLTPQLKAVLLTEPPEGLCQFIFAGLFICHHRYLSDLLADYHNYPEHTFWTKVRQTILNYQSRFPEMQDRFELFNLLAPQFTKLCLNRNRLITYGYADDGDRPHAAAFGKVNNALYLVAEKATSVHLNSQKKPVNQTQSSCIFTYIDPEYGKEVSFRPVSYEQDVEMIYDWMQQKHLIPFWKLNISFAEFQEYLQKSLKADHKKLFIGSLDGEPVSYGIIYQVIKDNIRHYYPYQESDMGGHIAIGKREYFEKEYIFPIFRGSSALVFHLYETERLIIEPDSRNRIVIPTQEQCGFYIYDEVKLPHKKAALMILEREHFFQKLSDLKQISTEFCNTR from the coding sequence ATGCAAAACCTAACCCAAATCCTCCAACCCCAACGCTGGCAAACAATTAGCCAAAAACTCCTAGCCAAAATGCTCTCCGAGTTCATGTACGAAGAAATCATCAAACCGGAGACAATAGAACAAACCCCAGAATCCACCCTCTACCACCTCACCCTCCCCGGAGGTATCGCCTACAAATTCCAAGCCAAAAAACGCCTATTCGACAGCTATCGCGTCATTCCTACATCCATCCAACGACGAGAAACCTCAGAATTTTCACCAGCATTCAACCCCCTGCAATTCGTCCTCGACATTCACACAGCCGTAGGAATGACAGCCGAAACCACAGCCCATCTCATCAAAGAACTCAGCAACACCCTACTAGCCGACGCACATATCCAAACCAAAAAAGAAACCCAAAATATAGACTTACTGACCTTAGACTACCCCTCCTTAGAAGGGGAAATGGAAGGACACCCTTGGATAACCTTCAACAAAGGACGCATCGGTTTTGGCTACGATGATTACCTAGCCCACGCACCAGAAAGTAAACAGCCAGTCTCCCTCTTTTGGATTGCTGTTAGCAGTGAACACGCCCAATTTAACGCCATCTCAGGACTAGATTATGTCACCCTCATCCAAGAAGAATTAGGCGCAGAAAATCTTGCTGAATTTACCGCCATCTTGGAACAACGTCATCTCAACCCCGCCGATTATTACTTTCTTCCCGTCCATGATTGGCAATGGAAGAATATCATTACCCTTCTGTTTGTGGAAGAAATCGCCACGGGTGCAATGATTCCCCTTGGTTACAGCCAAGATAAATATTTACCCCAACAATCAATTCGCACCTTTGCCAATATCAGCCACCCACAGAAACGGTATGTTAAATTACCTCTGAGCATTTTAAACACCCTAGTTTACCGTGGTTTACCAGGCGATCGCACACAGGTTGCCCCACTGGTTACAGAATATGTAAAATCGATTTGTGACAATGATCCTTTCTTAAAAGATGAATGTCGCTTAATACTTCCTGGGGAAATTGCCAGCATCAATTACGATCATCCATACTATAGCCAACTTGCAGGCGCACCTTACCAATATAAGGAAATGTTGGGCTGTCTATGGCGAGAGAGTGTTTTAGTTTATACCAAAGCTGATGAACGTCCAATTACTTTAGCTTCCTTATTACACATTGATGGTAGTGGTAAACCCTTTATTTCTCAACTGGTAGAACGTTCTGGACTCAGTTTAGATGAATGGTTATCTTGCCTGTTTAACACAATTTTACCGCCATTACTACATTACCTCTACCGCTACGGTGTAGTTTTCTCCCCCCACGGTGAAAACACAATTTTGGTACTGAAGGATTTTGTCCCCCATCGGTTAGCAATGAAAGATTTTGTCGATGATGTAAATATCAGTCGTCATTCCCTACCAGAATTAGAGACTTTAACACCACAACTCAAAGCCGTCTTGTTGACTGAACCACCAGAAGGATTATGTCAATTTATCTTTGCTGGCTTGTTTATCTGTCACCATCGTTATTTGTCTGATTTATTAGCTGACTACCACAACTACCCAGAACACACCTTTTGGACAAAAGTAAGACAGACAATCTTGAATTATCAAAGCCGCTTCCCCGAAATGCAAGACAGATTTGAGTTATTCAACTTGCTAGCACCCCAATTTACCAAGCTGTGCTTGAATCGCAATCGCTTGATTACTTACGGTTACGCTGATGATGGCGATCGCCCCCATGCAGCCGCCTTCGGTAAGGTGAATAATGCTTTGTATTTAGTTGCCGAAAAAGCTACATCTGTCCATCTAAATTCCCAGAAAAAACCAGTCAATCAGACTCAATCTTCCTGCATATTTACATATATTGATCCTGAGTATGGCAAAGAAGTTTCTTTCCGTCCTGTGTCCTATGAACAAGATGTAGAAATGATTTATGATTGGATGCAGCAAAAGCATTTGATACCTTTTTGGAAATTAAATATTTCCTTTGCAGAATTTCAGGAATATTTGCAAAAATCCCTCAAGGCAGATCACAAGAAACTTTTTATTGGTAGTTTAGATGGTGAACCTGTTTCATATGGAATTATCTATCAAGTAATCAAAGATAATATCCGCCATTACTATCCTTATCAAGAGTCTGATATGGGAGGTCACATAGCTATTGGGAAAAGGGAATACTTTGAAAAAGAATATATATTCCCAATTTTCAGAGGTTCATCTGCTTTAGTGTTTCATCTTTATGAGACAGAAAGATTAATCATTGAACCAGACTCACGCAATAGAATTGTGATTCCTACCCAAGAGCAATGTGGTTTTTATATTTATGACGAAGTAAAACTTCCCCATAAGAAAGCAGCTTTGATGATATTAGAGAGGGAACATTTTTTTCAGAAGCTATCTGATTTAAAGCAGATTAGTACAGAATTTTGTAACACTAGATAG